From one Triticum urartu cultivar G1812 chromosome 3, Tu2.1, whole genome shotgun sequence genomic stretch:
- the LOC125545896 gene encoding protein SRC2-like, whose amino-acid sequence MAQRALELTLISGKDLKDVNLFSAMEVYAVVSLSGDPRSRQRVATDRAGGRNPTWNATVRFTVPANAAGSVHVLLRAERALGDRDVGEVHIPLSELLSGAPEGPVPVKFVAYQVRKIGSGKPQGVLNFSYKLGEVTQGQAAGAYGGAQAAYAQPPPAAAYPPQGAYPPAGKADAYGAPSAYPPPGNAYPPQSAYPQATKADGAATAGAYPPPSGYPPAGKTGEPSTAYPAPAGYPPAGPSGKPAKAGEPVTAYPAAAAGPSTGAPYGAPPPQYGYGYPPQQPAGYGYPPPPPQGGYGGYGYPPQQPAGYGYQQQAVKPPKKSGMGMGLGAGLLGGALGGLLIGDMISDSAGGYDAGYDAGFDDGGGFDF is encoded by the coding sequence ATGGCGCAGAGGGCGCTGGAGCTGACCCTGATATCGGGCAAGGACCTCAAGGACGTGAACCTCTTCTCGGCCATGGAGGTGTACGCGGTCGTCTCCCTCTCCGGCGACCCGCGCTCGCGCCAGCGCGTCGCCACCGACCGCGCCGGCGGCCGCAACCCGACCTGGAACGCGACTGTCCGGTTCACCGTCCCCGCCAACGCCGCGGGGTCCGTCCACGTGCTGCTCCGCGCCGAGCGCGCCCTCGGCGACCGCGACGTCGGCGAGGTCCACATCCCGCTCTCCGAGCTGCTCTCCGGCGCCCCTGAGGGCCCTGTTCCGGTCAAGTTCGTCGCCTACCAGGTCCGCAAGATCGGGTCCGGGAAGCCCCAGGGGGTCCTCAACTTCTCGTATAAGCTCGGCGAGGTGACACAGGGCCAGGCCGCTGGCGCCTACGGTGGTGCGCAGGCCGCGTACGCGCAGCCTCCCCCCGCCGCCGCGTACCCGCCGCAGGGCGCGTATCCTCCGGCCGGCAAGGCCGACGCCTACGGGGCTCCGTCCGCCTATCCACCGCCTGGTAACGCGTACCCGCCTCAGTCCGCGTACCCGCAGGCGACGAAGGCCGACGGGGCAGCAACCGCTGGTGCCTACCCGCCTCCCTCCGGCTACCCACCCGCTGGCAAGACAGGCGAGCCATCCACCGCCTACCCCGCACCCGCCGGCTACCCACCCGCTGGTCCGTCAGGAAAGCCGGCGAAGGCAGGCGAGCCAGTGACGGCCTACCCAGCGGCCGCGGCGGGACCCAGCACCGGCGCTCCCTACGGCGCCCCGCCCCCGCAGTACGGCTACGGGTACCCACCGCAGCAGCCGGCCGGGTACGGCTacccgcccccgccgccgcaaGGAGGGTACGGCGGCTACGGCTATCCACCACAGCAGCCCGCCGGGTACGGGTACCAGCAGCAGGCCGTGAAGCCGCCGAAGAAGAGCGGCATGGGGATGGGCCTCGGCGCGGGGCTCCTCGGAGGCGCGCTCGGCGGGCTCCTCATCGGCGACATGATCTCCGACTCCGCCGGCGGGTATGATGCCGGCTACGACGCCGGGTTCGACGACGGCGGTGGCTTCGATTTCTAG